The genomic segment CTCCTGCAGTTCAGGGATGGAATTGAACTGCCGATCGGGAAGGGCCTTCTTCGATCCCTCTTCCTCTACCCGGAAGACTTCGGTAAAGAGGGTCCTCATGCGTTCCCGGCTGGCGGAGTAGTATTCGATGCCGCTTAAGGATGATACACGGTTCAGTATATTGAAAATAGCGAGATCCCGCTCCTCTTTTTCCATTTCTGCAAGTGCAGGAGGAAGCTCCATTCTGAACAGGGCTTCAACCCCTATGGTGGAGTCCTGTCCCGAGAGGTCGTCAACAATCTCTTCACTCAAGGGGCCGAAGGGGAGGTACTGCAGATCCAGATCACCGTAGAAGTAACGTACCAGTTCACCTTCCTGCTGAAGATCTTCGGCCAGGTTCATGGGAAGTCCGGAGTCCGAAAAAAGTCCGTAGGTTCCGATTCCGAACAGCACAAGAACTGCTGAAATCAGGGATAAGATTCTTTTCATGCGGGCGTCTCCTTGTTTTCGGTCGTCATGGGGCTCCGGTCTTTCGGCCCCGGTCTGCATCGTTCAGGGTCGGCACAGCCGGACCTTCTTCTTTTGCCCTTTCAACCAGGGAGAGAAAATAGCGGTGGAGCTCGAGGTTTTCCGTAAGTTCAGGGTGGAAGGAAGCCGCCAGGTACTTTTCCTGCTGAACGAGCACCGGGCAGTCTTCAAAACTGGCGAGAACCTTTACCTCCGGGCCGACCTTTGCGATCCTGGGGGCGCGGATAAACACCCCGTGCAGGGGTCCCTGAAGCGGCAGGCTGTGTTCAAACTCGGCTTCAAAGCTGTCGATCTGTCGGCCGTAGGCGTTGCGTTCCACCGAAATGTCCAGAAGATTCAGTTTGAACTGCTCGCGGCCGACGATCTCCTTCGCCATGAGGATCATTCCGGCACAGGTCCCGAAAACCGGCAGCCCCTGGTCAAGGCGCTCCTTAAGGGAGGCGTCAAGGCCAAAGTCCACCAGCAGTTTGCCGATGGTGGTACTTTCCCCGCCGGGAATAATCA from the Marispirochaeta aestuarii genome contains:
- a CDS encoding DUF6675 family protein encodes the protein MKRILSLISAVLVLFGIGTYGLFSDSGLPMNLAEDLQQEGELVRYFYGDLDLQYLPFGPLSEEIVDDLSGQDSTIGVEALFRMELPPALAEMEKEERDLAIFNILNRVSSLSGIEYYSASRERMRTLFTEVFRVEEEGSKKALPDRQFNSIPELQEDILFQEDLTFGRNYVRNRCLYREGRFLMQIRNLSTMWYFILPLVRPENFRMDLLIIPEEDNLVFYGASSVDSASLFGIEKSKKDSFYNRIKAMQGWFSDQLEREFGSGS
- the pdxT gene encoding pyridoxal 5'-phosphate synthase glutaminase subunit PdxT is translated as MRIGVLALQGDFHKHGEHLKRLGLDPVYVRTRDDVLSIDGLIIPGGESTTIGKLLVDFGLDASLKERLDQGLPVFGTCAGMILMAKEIVGREQFKLNLLDISVERNAYGRQIDSFEAEFEHSLPLQGPLHGVFIRAPRIAKVGPEVKVLASFEDCPVLVQQEKYLAASFHPELTENLELHRYFLSLVERAKEEGPAVPTLNDADRGRKTGAP